The following proteins come from a genomic window of Thiothrix winogradskyi:
- the katG gene encoding catalase/peroxidase HPI, which produces MSDVSKCPVMGHANTPAANNAGRGTSNRDWWPNQLKLNILHQHTAKSNPLGANFNYADEFKKLDLVAIKQDLYALMTDSQDWWPADYGHYGPMFIRMAWHSAGTYRISDGRGGAGHGNQRFAPLNSWPDNVNLDKARRLLWPIKQKYGNQISWADLMILTGNCALESMGFKTFGFAGGREDIWEPEEDVYWGSEAEWLGGDKRYSGERDLENPLAAVQMGLIYVNPEGPNGKPDIVGSGRDVRETFARMAMDDYETVALTAGGHTFGKCHGAASATHVGAKPEAAAIEQMGLGWKSSFGSGKGGDQIGSGLEGSWTPTPTQWDNSYLDMLFNNEWELTKSPAGAWQWTPKTATESNLAPAADDPAKRVPIIMTTADMAMRFDPIYEPIARHFQQNPDEFADAFARAWFKLTHRDLGPRSRYLGVEVPAEDLIWQDPVPAVDYTLIDAQDIADLKGKLLASGLSIADLVTTAWASASTFRGSDKRGGANGARIRLAPQKDWAVNKPAQLAKVLQVLEGIQSAFNAAQSGGKQVSLADLIVLGGCAAVEQAAANAGFAVEVPFTAGRTDATQEQTDVEAFAVLEPVADGFRNYLKGKYAVTAEEMLLDKAQLLTLTAPEMTVLVGGMRVLNAAFTQRSEALTTDFFVNLVDMSTDWQATADENVFEGRDRATGAVKWTGSRVDLVFGSNSQLRAVAEVYAQNDSKEKFVRDFVAAWCKVMNLDRFDTD; this is translated from the coding sequence ATGAGTGACGTAAGCAAATGTCCTGTCATGGGACACGCCAATACACCCGCCGCCAACAACGCTGGGCGTGGCACATCCAACCGCGACTGGTGGCCTAACCAGTTGAAACTCAATATCCTGCACCAGCACACGGCCAAATCTAACCCACTGGGTGCGAATTTCAATTACGCTGATGAATTCAAAAAGCTCGATCTGGTAGCCATTAAACAAGACCTATACGCGCTAATGACCGATTCGCAAGACTGGTGGCCTGCCGATTACGGTCACTACGGGCCAATGTTCATCCGCATGGCCTGGCATAGTGCAGGCACGTACCGCATCAGCGACGGGCGCGGTGGGGCTGGGCATGGTAATCAGCGTTTCGCCCCGCTCAATAGCTGGCCGGATAACGTTAACCTCGACAAGGCACGGCGTTTGCTGTGGCCGATCAAGCAGAAATACGGCAACCAGATTTCGTGGGCTGACCTGATGATCCTCACCGGCAACTGTGCGCTGGAGTCGATGGGCTTCAAGACCTTCGGTTTTGCGGGTGGGCGCGAAGACATCTGGGAACCTGAAGAAGATGTGTATTGGGGTTCTGAGGCCGAGTGGCTGGGAGGTGACAAGCGTTACAGCGGTGAACGCGATTTGGAAAACCCCTTAGCAGCAGTGCAGATGGGGCTGATTTACGTGAACCCCGAAGGCCCCAACGGCAAGCCTGACATAGTGGGTTCGGGTCGTGATGTGCGTGAAACCTTTGCTCGCATGGCGATGGACGATTACGAAACCGTTGCCCTTACTGCTGGCGGACACACTTTCGGCAAATGCCACGGCGCAGCGAGTGCTACCCACGTTGGTGCTAAGCCAGAAGCTGCTGCTATCGAACAAATGGGTTTGGGTTGGAAAAGCAGCTTCGGCAGCGGCAAAGGTGGCGACCAAATCGGCAGCGGCTTGGAAGGTTCGTGGACACCAACGCCGACTCAGTGGGACAACAGCTATCTGGATATGCTCTTCAATAACGAATGGGAACTGACCAAAAGCCCCGCCGGTGCATGGCAATGGACACCCAAAACCGCCACCGAAAGCAATCTTGCCCCAGCAGCGGATGACCCAGCTAAACGTGTGCCGATCATTATGACCACGGCTGACATGGCAATGCGTTTTGACCCGATTTACGAACCGATTGCGCGGCATTTTCAGCAGAATCCTGATGAATTCGCGGATGCATTTGCACGGGCATGGTTCAAACTGACCCACCGTGATTTGGGGCCGCGTTCACGCTATCTTGGCGTTGAAGTTCCAGCCGAAGATCTGATTTGGCAAGACCCAGTTCCGGCGGTTGATTATACCTTGATCGACGCGCAGGACATTGCTGACCTCAAAGGTAAATTGTTGGCATCAGGACTTTCCATTGCTGATCTGGTGACAACGGCGTGGGCTTCGGCATCCACCTTCCGAGGGTCGGATAAGCGCGGGGGCGCGAACGGTGCGCGGATTCGCCTTGCTCCGCAAAAGGATTGGGCAGTGAATAAACCTGCGCAACTCGCCAAGGTATTGCAGGTTCTCGAAGGTATTCAAAGCGCGTTCAATGCAGCACAGTCAGGTGGCAAACAGGTGTCGCTGGCGGATTTGATCGTATTGGGTGGGTGTGCAGCAGTGGAGCAGGCGGCGGCGAATGCCGGATTCGCGGTTGAAGTACCGTTCACAGCAGGGCGCACCGATGCCACACAAGAGCAGACCGATGTCGAAGCCTTCGCTGTGCTTGAGCCAGTGGCAGACGGTTTCCGCAATTACCTCAAAGGCAAATACGCCGTGACAGCCGAGGAAATGCTGCTTGACAAGGCGCAATTGCTGACCTTGACTGCACCAGAAATGACCGTGCTAGTCGGTGGGATGCGGGTGTTGAATGCTGCCTTTACCCAACGGTCTGAAGCACTTACCACCGATTTCTTCGTGAATCTGGTCGATATGAGCACAGACTGGCAGGCTACCGCCGATGAGAATGTGTTTGAGGGACGCGACCGTGCCACGGGTGCGGTAAAGTGGACAGGCTCACGGGTTGACTTGGTGTTTGGCTCGAATTCCCAGCTTCGTGCGGTGGCAGAAGTGTATGCGCAGAATGATAGCAAGGAAAAATTCGTCCGCGACTTTGTGGCGGCATGGTGCAAGGTGATGAACCTCGATCGGTTTGATACCGATTAA
- a CDS encoding OmpA family protein, translated as MEKNSSCCCGGLPAMWWWLLTLLGLPLLFFLMTGSRQGAVESDLTTRSTAALKAAGMDWATVNLDQRGRDVLLNGMAASKQESDAALKVVQGVYGVREVQNKVEVATAKAPEPASAAASMQMPDAAPASPPATPVEQTAQTAQASPQNPAEQTAQASPQNPAEQTAQAPAPAEQAAPPAEQTAQAAQASPQNPVEQTAQAPAGQTAQAPAEAEPTQEQQAVMNCQQQLNDAMTGKTILFETNKSAIKRDSLALLDSLGGIIANCRDVIAGRGIQVSGHTDNVGNDAYNQKLSTQRADAVKGYLVKKGVDSALINSAGFGESQPIASNDTEAGRSQNRRITFDINPE; from the coding sequence ATGGAAAAAAATAGCTCGTGCTGTTGTGGTGGACTCCCAGCAATGTGGTGGTGGTTACTGACATTGCTGGGGTTGCCCCTGTTATTTTTCCTGATGACGGGTTCGCGTCAGGGAGCCGTTGAATCGGATTTAACGACGCGCAGTACTGCGGCATTAAAAGCGGCAGGTATGGACTGGGCGACGGTGAATCTTGATCAGCGTGGGCGTGACGTCTTGCTTAACGGGATGGCTGCCTCAAAGCAGGAAAGTGACGCTGCCCTCAAAGTTGTCCAAGGTGTGTATGGGGTACGGGAGGTGCAGAATAAGGTGGAAGTGGCAACAGCCAAAGCCCCGGAACCTGCTTCTGCTGCTGCGTCAATGCAAATGCCTGATGCTGCCCCGGCGTCCCCGCCTGCCACCCCTGTTGAGCAAACAGCGCAAACAGCTCAAGCATCTCCGCAAAACCCTGCTGAGCAAACAGCGCAAGCATCTCCGCAAAACCCTGCTGAGCAAACAGCGCAAGCACCAGCACCCGCCGAGCAAGCTGCCCCACCTGCTGAGCAAACAGCACAAGCAGCGCAAGCATCTCCGCAAAACCCTGTTGAGCAAACAGCGCAAGCACCTGCCGGGCAAACGGCTCAAGCTCCCGCTGAAGCCGAGCCTACGCAGGAACAGCAAGCCGTCATGAATTGCCAGCAGCAGTTAAACGATGCCATGACCGGCAAAACCATTCTGTTTGAAACCAATAAATCTGCCATCAAGCGGGATAGTTTGGCATTGCTGGATTCCCTCGGCGGGATTATTGCCAATTGCAGGGATGTGATCGCCGGTCGGGGAATTCAGGTGAGTGGGCATACCGATAATGTTGGTAATGATGCTTATAACCAGAAGTTGAGCACACAGCGTGCCGATGCGGTGAAAGGTTACCTCGTCAAAAAAGGTGTTGATAGTGCTTTGATCAATAGCGCCGGGTTTGGTGAAAGCCAGCCGATTGCCTCAAACGATACGGAAGCAGGGCGCTCGCAGAATCGTCGAATTACCTTTGATATCAACCCTGAGTAA
- a CDS encoding cytochrome-c peroxidase codes for MKAQALVISLLTLSVASAVWAEKAEKAEPAKAVEASVVKDEPIKPIATYVPKEAVVELGKKLFFDPRLSKSGFISCNSCHNLSMGGTDNLTTSIGDKWQQGPINSPTVLNSSMNVAQFWDGRAKDLKAQAGGPIANPGEMAFTHELAIGVLDSIPAYKEEFKMAFGKDTIDIDMVTDAIAAFEETLVTPDSKFDRWLKGDETAMNDKELNGYKLFKDSGCVACHNGPAVGGSSFQKMGAVEPYKTDNPAEGLSAVTGKDADRFKFKVPTLRNVELTYPYFHDGAAKTLEEAVNIMGQIQLGKKFSDTETADIVAFLKTLTGKQPDIKLPILPPSTNETPRPDPFGKGDTAKADEADKKS; via the coding sequence ATGAAAGCACAAGCCTTAGTGATTTCATTGCTGACACTTAGCGTTGCAAGCGCGGTGTGGGCAGAAAAAGCCGAAAAAGCCGAGCCAGCAAAAGCGGTTGAAGCCAGCGTTGTTAAAGATGAACCGATCAAACCCATTGCCACTTACGTGCCGAAAGAAGCCGTCGTGGAATTGGGTAAGAAACTGTTTTTTGACCCACGTTTGTCCAAGTCCGGTTTCATTTCCTGCAATTCTTGCCATAACTTGAGCATGGGCGGCACGGATAACCTCACCACGTCCATTGGCGATAAGTGGCAACAAGGCCCGATCAATTCGCCGACCGTGCTGAATTCCAGCATGAATGTGGCGCAGTTCTGGGACGGTCGTGCCAAAGACTTGAAAGCCCAAGCCGGTGGCCCGATTGCTAACCCCGGTGAAATGGCATTCACTCACGAATTAGCCATTGGTGTGCTCGACTCTATTCCAGCTTACAAGGAAGAGTTCAAGATGGCGTTTGGTAAAGACACCATCGACATTGATATGGTGACGGATGCGATTGCCGCGTTTGAAGAAACCTTGGTCACACCTGATTCCAAATTTGACCGTTGGTTGAAAGGTGATGAGACTGCGATGAATGACAAAGAACTGAATGGTTACAAGTTGTTCAAGGACAGTGGTTGCGTGGCTTGTCACAATGGTCCCGCTGTCGGTGGCTCAAGCTTCCAGAAGATGGGCGCGGTTGAACCGTACAAAACCGATAACCCAGCGGAAGGTTTATCAGCAGTTACCGGCAAAGACGCTGACCGTTTCAAATTCAAAGTGCCTACTTTGCGTAATGTTGAGTTAACTTACCCGTATTTCCACGATGGCGCTGCTAAGACCTTGGAGGAGGCGGTCAATATCATGGGTCAAATTCAGTTGGGTAAGAAATTCTCTGATACTGAAACGGCTGACATTGTAGCCTTCCTGAAAACCCTGACCGGTAAGCAGCCCGACATTAAATTGCCTATTTTGCCACCTTCCACCAATGAAACCCCACGCCCTGATCCGTTCGGCAAGGGTGATACTGCCAAGGCAGATGAGGCTGACAAGAAATCTTGA